The following coding sequences lie in one Solanum stenotomum isolate F172 unplaced genomic scaffold, ASM1918654v1 scaffold25951, whole genome shotgun sequence genomic window:
- the LOC125851451 gene encoding F-box protein At5g65850-like — protein MEEGKVSPLHIDNFCEKLFYNYIMCVNGLFCCSMRNVDGVAICNPSTKVVRSLPRLKECPKIDCAEYFCSMGFDPEEKTYKVLMTINGFAKPTRNWVFTLGRDEESWREIKGITDFVGMNAVCVSGVIYMLSYSKPKIFVLGFDVKSENFRMMNSLDEHMIGGSNYYYILKVNGKLAILNKKIWYLEGNFDLWILGKEEWEKHMIEIPAESPEYKRLTFCGTCDGEILFTNKLASESDGDLDLSLFAGFWCLVAGPLGVRGRKVPGHHVRGRNGRIRV, from the exons ATGGAAGAAGGAAAAGTCTCTCCTCTTCATATTGATAATTTTTGTGAAAAACTCTTCTACAACTATATAATGTGCGTTAATGGTTTGTTTTGCTGCTCGATGCGCAACGTGGACGGTGTTGCAATTTGCAATCCTAGTACGAAAGTTGTAAGATCTCTTCCCCGCTTGAAAGAATGTCCTAAAATTGATTGTGCTGAGTATTTCTGTTCAATGGGTTTTGATCCAGAAGAAAAGACGTATAAAGTGTTGATGACAATTAACGGATTTGCAAAGCCTACAAGAAATTGGGTTTTTACTTTAGGTAGAGACGAAGAATCATGGAGAGAGATTAAAGGTATTACTGATTTTGTTGGTATGAATGCAGTTTGTGTTAGTGGAGTTATCTATATGTTGAGTTACAgtaagcctaaaatattcgtaTTAGGGTTTGATGTTAAAAGTGAAAATTTCAGAATGATGAATTCGTTAGATGAACACATGATAGGTGGGAGtaattattattacatattaaaaGTGAATGGGAAATTAGCAATCCTTAATAAGAAAATTTGGTACTTGGAAGGCAATTTTGATCTGTGGATTTTAGGAAAAGAAGAATGGGAGAAACATATGATTGAAATTCCAGCAGAAAGTCCAGAATATAAACGACTAACATTTTGCGGAACTTGTGACGGAGAGATTTTATTCACCAACAAGCTTGCGTCAG AGTCCGACGGAGACTTGGACTTAAGCCTTTTTGCTGGTTTCTGGTGTCTGGTCGCGGGTCCCTTAGGCGTTCGTGGGAGGAAAGTGCCTGGGCACCATGTTCGTGGGAGGAATGGTCGCATTCGAGTGTAA